The Micromonospora sp. NBC_01740 genome includes a window with the following:
- a CDS encoding glycosyltransferase family 87 protein: protein MAVPVVDPSLNSVSEPVAAEPTRRPRRRPSRADVLAIGAYVLLGVFVCLNYWVDVQNRVSSHLPTDHSWFEWLFSHGAYSVRHLENPLFTERQNAPDGVNMMANTSLLGVTLPLAPLTMLLGPQVMYALYLGGALAATAGTSYWMLSRHLVRSRAAAFVGGAFLGFAPGIVHHANGQPNFVSNFLLPLIVVRVLRLGEPGRWRRNGIVLGLLVAYQIFINEEMLLLTALACLVVVVAYAIMRPARTRAVAGTFAAALGVGGALALLLTAYPIWFQFNGPQSYRGLQGGVFHNWGEDLAAFVTFARDTVAGDEAVEKTIGLTEQNTWFGWPLVLLSLVALVLLVRRSLAARILAVLVVVFTVASIGPKVRINGVETETDGPWAYVSDDLPLVEMMMPTRLALVVAAALGVLLALAWDTVAGSGRPPVPAPRAGSDGDDRAAGADAGSRRRWLRPVGYAAVALAVLPLFPRPLPAEPVDPPPHFITAGGWRPYVPEGRTLVPVPIPSNVHGLPTLRWSALTQHAFPIPGGYFIGPNELGEGVFGAPNRPTSTLIYSTMDKNAVPALTDENRRQAVEDLRFWRASVVVLGAHPREAVLRELMTALIGPPQRVDDVWLWDVRPLVG, encoded by the coding sequence GTGGCTGTGCCGGTGGTAGACCCCTCGCTGAACTCCGTCTCCGAGCCCGTCGCGGCCGAGCCGACGCGCCGGCCCCGGCGCAGGCCCTCCCGCGCCGACGTACTGGCCATCGGAGCCTATGTCCTGCTCGGCGTTTTCGTGTGCCTGAACTACTGGGTCGACGTGCAGAACCGGGTGTCGTCGCACCTGCCCACCGACCACAGTTGGTTCGAGTGGCTCTTCTCGCACGGCGCGTACTCGGTGCGGCACCTGGAGAACCCGCTGTTCACCGAGCGGCAGAACGCCCCGGACGGGGTGAACATGATGGCGAACACCTCGCTGCTCGGGGTGACGCTGCCACTGGCGCCGCTGACCATGCTCCTCGGCCCGCAGGTCATGTACGCGCTCTACCTGGGCGGCGCGCTGGCCGCGACCGCCGGCACGTCGTACTGGATGCTGTCGCGGCACCTGGTGCGCTCGCGCGCGGCGGCCTTCGTCGGCGGCGCGTTCCTGGGTTTCGCGCCGGGCATCGTGCACCACGCCAACGGCCAGCCCAACTTCGTCTCGAACTTCCTGCTGCCGCTGATCGTGGTGCGGGTGCTCCGGCTCGGCGAGCCCGGCCGGTGGCGGCGCAACGGGATCGTGCTCGGCCTGCTGGTGGCGTACCAGATCTTCATCAACGAGGAGATGCTGCTGCTCACCGCGCTGGCGTGCCTGGTCGTCGTGGTCGCGTACGCGATCATGCGGCCGGCGCGGACGCGGGCGGTGGCCGGCACCTTCGCCGCCGCGCTCGGCGTGGGCGGCGCTCTGGCGCTGCTCCTGACGGCCTACCCGATCTGGTTCCAGTTCAACGGCCCGCAGTCCTACCGGGGGTTGCAGGGCGGGGTGTTCCACAACTGGGGCGAGGACCTGGCCGCCTTCGTCACCTTCGCCCGCGACACCGTGGCCGGCGACGAGGCGGTGGAGAAGACCATCGGCCTGACCGAGCAGAACACCTGGTTCGGCTGGCCGCTGGTGCTGCTGTCGCTGGTGGCGCTGGTGCTGCTGGTCCGCCGCTCGCTCGCCGCCCGGATCCTCGCGGTGCTGGTGGTGGTCTTCACGGTGGCCTCGATCGGCCCGAAGGTGCGGATCAACGGGGTGGAGACGGAGACGGACGGCCCGTGGGCCTACGTCTCCGACGACCTGCCGCTGGTCGAGATGATGATGCCGACCCGGCTGGCCCTGGTCGTGGCGGCGGCGCTCGGCGTGCTGCTCGCCCTGGCCTGGGACACCGTCGCCGGCAGCGGCCGCCCGCCGGTGCCGGCCCCCCGCGCCGGCTCCGACGGCGACGACCGCGCGGCCGGTGCCGACGCCGGGTCGCGCCGCCGCTGGCTCCGGCCGGTCGGGTACGCGGCCGTCGCGCTCGCCGTGCTGCCGCTGTTCCCGCGTCCGCTGCCCGCGGAGCCCGTCGACCCGCCGCCGCACTTCATCACCGCCGGCGGCTGGCGCCCGTACGTGCCGGAGGGCCGGACCCTGGTGCCGGTACCGATCCCGAGCAACGTGCACGGCCTGCCCACGCTGCGCTGGAGCGCGCTGACGCAGCACGCGTTCCCGATCCCGGGCGGCTACTTCATCGGGCCGAACGAGCTGGGCGAGGGCGTCTTCGGCGCGCCCAACCGTCCGACCAGCACCCTGATCTACTCCACCATGGACAAGAACGCCGTCCCCGCGCTGACCGACGAGAACCGCCGCCAGGCCGTCGAGGACCTGCGCTTCTGGCGGGCGTCCGTGGTGGTCCTCGGCGCGCATCCCCGGGAGGCGGTCCTGCGCGAGCTGATGACCGCGCTGATCGGCCCGCCCCAGCGCGTCGACGACGTGTGGCTCTGGGACGTCCGGCCGCTCGTCGGGTGA
- a CDS encoding outer membrane protein assembly factor BamB family protein, which yields MTVIDLGERRDVDGAAGPGPGRFLRRWAPALVALLCLVTSAAAAPWPAQPPGVTVPAGPDANLLFVEGVLLVAEPSGPGTVADGDPVSRLAAHRLPSGRPLWRVPLPAPGRVFHAVRAGDLLAVGLAGDRTASEVVGLSLADGGVRWRGAGQLHGATSAGHLLLSGFAGSSASVLRSVDPATGAVRWSQPLAFEDAHLSRRDQRISLLTVLAGGRLELRDPDTGAARAATTVPDRSRVLTVTEELVLLTDASGVLSGYEIPGLRRRWSVPRGPADQPDVYDCGALICVDDGSPATRLLDPATGALRWRSENAALGPVAVEGRLLAVRRASGGAAEHVLLDAATGQPVRQLGRWRAGAPWLSADATTVHRRQRDGRYLVGRIDERGEGVQVLAALRGVVGECGARESFVACRREDGGLGVWELPGDRDRKGRA from the coding sequence GTGACGGTCATCGACCTGGGCGAGCGACGGGACGTCGACGGGGCCGCCGGGCCCGGTCCGGGCCGGTTCCTCCGCCGCTGGGCCCCGGCCCTGGTCGCCCTGCTCTGCCTGGTGACGTCTGCGGCCGCCGCGCCGTGGCCCGCGCAACCGCCGGGCGTCACGGTCCCGGCCGGCCCGGACGCGAATCTCCTGTTCGTCGAGGGGGTCCTGCTGGTGGCGGAGCCGTCGGGCCCCGGCACGGTGGCCGACGGGGATCCGGTGTCGCGGCTGGCCGCCCACCGGCTGCCCTCCGGCCGTCCCCTGTGGCGGGTGCCGTTGCCCGCGCCGGGGCGGGTGTTCCACGCCGTCCGGGCCGGCGACCTGCTGGCGGTCGGCCTGGCCGGGGACCGGACGGCGTCCGAGGTGGTCGGGCTCTCCCTCGCCGACGGCGGGGTGCGCTGGCGGGGCGCGGGACAGTTGCACGGCGCCACCTCGGCCGGGCACCTGCTGCTGTCGGGCTTCGCCGGATCGAGCGCGTCCGTGCTGCGCTCGGTGGACCCCGCCACCGGTGCCGTCCGGTGGTCGCAGCCGCTGGCATTCGAGGACGCGCACCTGTCGCGGCGGGACCAGCGGATCAGCCTGCTGACGGTGCTCGCCGGCGGGCGGCTGGAGCTGCGCGACCCCGACACGGGCGCGGCGCGTGCCGCGACCACCGTGCCCGACCGCTCCCGCGTGCTGACGGTCACGGAGGAGTTGGTGCTGCTCACCGACGCCAGCGGCGTCCTCAGCGGCTACGAGATTCCCGGCCTGCGCCGGCGGTGGAGCGTGCCCCGCGGCCCGGCCGACCAGCCGGACGTCTACGACTGCGGCGCCCTGATCTGTGTCGACGACGGCTCGCCCGCCACCCGGCTGCTCGATCCCGCCACCGGCGCCCTGCGGTGGCGGAGCGAGAACGCGGCGCTGGGGCCGGTCGCCGTCGAGGGCCGGCTGCTGGCCGTCCGGCGCGCCTCCGGTGGCGCCGCGGAGCACGTGCTGCTCGACGCGGCGACCGGCCAGCCGGTGCGGCAACTGGGCCGCTGGCGGGCCGGCGCCCCGTGGCTCTCGGCCGACGCGACGACCGTGCACCGCCGGCAGCGCGACGGGCGGTACCTGGTCGGCCGGATCGACGAGCGCGGGGAGGGCGTGCAGGTGCTGGCGGCACTGCGCGGCGTGGTGGGGGAGTGCGGCGCTCGCGAGTCGTTCGTCGCCTGCCGGCGCGAGGACGGTGGGTTGGGCGTGTGGGAACTGCCCGGCGACCGCGACCGGAAGGGGCGGGCGTGA
- a CDS encoding outer membrane protein assembly factor BamB family protein, which translates to MTLIDLGEVRDEPGREAPPPRPPRAVGRPLRVALALAFLVATVAAAAPVPARVGLVVPARLGSEAFLHGDRLYVVEPAEGEPEGTVEVRAYALPERAPADDAPPTPVWRSRVAAAGRFWQVQTGPGMVLFSVTGDQDDGQTIALDAATGRGLWRQPGYPWWDPAGILLMQTGGEEGGAVRSVDPASGQALWSVPTTREGATYSLRDGRVERIVRVPAEGRVEVRDPRSGALVHAADLGLDEASGHVVVAYDLLLVVRPAAGVVTAYGLDGLRRRWKARVPMVEHVTECGELLCVPGGNRFVALDPATGALRWVGGRWFGVLSAQGGRLLAVAPGPLGDRLGVLDAATGREVADLGTWQLMTWHADERLLAVRPAAAGGGVVVAELDVAEGRARVLDVLRGATGDCRSRAETVVCRLQTGELGVWRYPG; encoded by the coding sequence GTGACGCTCATCGACCTCGGCGAGGTGCGTGACGAGCCGGGCCGCGAGGCGCCGCCGCCCCGCCCGCCGCGCGCCGTCGGCCGCCCGTTGCGGGTCGCGCTGGCGCTCGCGTTCCTCGTGGCCACCGTGGCGGCGGCCGCCCCGGTGCCGGCCCGGGTCGGGCTCGTCGTGCCGGCCCGCCTCGGGTCGGAGGCGTTCCTGCACGGTGACCGGCTCTACGTCGTCGAGCCGGCCGAGGGGGAGCCCGAGGGGACCGTCGAGGTGCGCGCGTACGCCCTGCCCGAGCGGGCGCCGGCGGACGACGCCCCACCCACCCCGGTGTGGCGCTCCCGGGTCGCGGCGGCGGGCCGGTTCTGGCAGGTCCAGACCGGGCCGGGGATGGTGCTCTTCTCCGTCACCGGGGACCAGGACGACGGGCAGACGATCGCCCTGGACGCCGCGACCGGCCGCGGGCTCTGGCGGCAGCCCGGCTACCCCTGGTGGGACCCGGCCGGCATCCTGCTGATGCAGACCGGCGGGGAGGAGGGCGGCGCCGTGCGGTCGGTGGATCCGGCCTCCGGGCAGGCCCTGTGGTCGGTGCCGACGACGCGCGAGGGCGCGACGTACAGTCTCCGCGACGGGCGGGTCGAGCGGATCGTCCGGGTCCCCGCCGAGGGGCGGGTCGAGGTGCGCGACCCCCGCTCCGGCGCACTGGTGCACGCGGCGGACCTGGGCCTCGACGAGGCCTCCGGGCACGTGGTGGTGGCGTACGACCTGCTGCTGGTCGTCCGGCCGGCCGCGGGCGTGGTGACCGCCTACGGGCTGGACGGGCTGCGGCGGCGGTGGAAGGCGCGCGTCCCCATGGTGGAGCACGTCACCGAGTGCGGCGAGCTGTTGTGCGTGCCCGGGGGAAACAGGTTCGTCGCGCTCGACCCGGCGACCGGCGCGCTCCGGTGGGTCGGCGGGCGGTGGTTCGGGGTGCTGTCGGCACAGGGCGGCCGGCTCCTGGCGGTCGCGCCCGGGCCCCTCGGCGACCGGCTGGGCGTGCTCGACGCGGCCACCGGTCGGGAAGTGGCCGACCTGGGCACCTGGCAGCTGATGACCTGGCACGCCGACGAACGGCTCCTGGCCGTGCGGCCGGCCGCCGCCGGTGGCGGGGTGGTGGTCGCCGAGCTGGACGTCGCCGAGGGCCGGGCCCGGGTGCTGGACGTGCTCCGCGGCGCGACCGGGGACTGCCGCAGCCGGGCCGAGACGGTGGTGTGCCGGCTGCAGACCGGCGAGCTCGGCGTCTGGCGCTATCCCGGTTGA
- a CDS encoding peptidase C39 family protein, with protein MTDAAPTIRRDVTYRGFRLPGDAGLGSLSGLRAGGRGLELADPADRLDHTDADGRTRRYAAGSWTSPPVPVGFAVRDVVPSWTGDTPGDCWLRVELRGWHDDAPATGWYVLADWAADDHAIRRTSVPGQRDSDARVDTDTLVVTGATVTGWQVRVTLLRPEDADATPVLRAVGAVAAGPRPTAAAGASRPTAAGSPPVAAGPAPVTGPEFRAPGPAPASGSAATVPAAWGTVLDVPRYSQRLHAGAHPQWGGGGDAWCSPTCTSMVLAFWDAAPAPTRYAWVAPAGPRPVVVHAARHCYDHAFAGAGNWPFNTAYAGLHGVDAFVTRLRSLAEAEAFVATGIPLIVSAAFKSGEVPGLDYDTAGHLMVLVGFTATGAPVLNDPYAPDDDAVRRTVDRDRFEAAWQGGSGGVAYVLRPPGVPLPPAPEQPNW; from the coding sequence ATGACCGACGCGGCGCCGACGATCCGACGGGACGTCACCTACCGGGGCTTCCGCCTTCCCGGCGACGCCGGGCTGGGCAGCCTGTCCGGGCTGCGCGCGGGCGGACGGGGCCTCGAACTGGCCGACCCGGCCGACCGGCTCGACCACACCGACGCCGACGGCCGCACCCGCCGGTACGCGGCCGGCAGCTGGACGTCCCCGCCCGTGCCGGTCGGCTTCGCCGTGCGCGACGTGGTGCCCTCGTGGACCGGGGACACCCCCGGCGACTGCTGGCTGCGGGTGGAGCTGCGGGGCTGGCACGACGACGCGCCGGCCACCGGGTGGTACGTCCTCGCCGACTGGGCGGCCGACGACCACGCGATCCGCCGGACGTCCGTGCCCGGGCAGCGCGACAGTGATGCCCGGGTGGACACGGACACGCTGGTGGTGACGGGTGCGACCGTCACCGGCTGGCAGGTCCGGGTGACCCTGCTCCGGCCCGAGGACGCCGACGCGACCCCGGTGCTGCGCGCGGTCGGGGCGGTCGCCGCGGGCCCGCGCCCGACGGCTGCGGCCGGGGCGTCCCGGCCCACCGCAGCGGGCTCCCCGCCGGTGGCGGCCGGGCCCGCCCCGGTCACCGGGCCCGAGTTCCGCGCCCCGGGTCCGGCCCCTGCGAGTGGGTCCGCCGCGACGGTCCCGGCCGCCTGGGGCACGGTGCTGGACGTGCCGCGCTACTCGCAGCGGCTGCACGCCGGCGCCCACCCGCAGTGGGGTGGCGGCGGGGATGCCTGGTGCAGCCCCACCTGCACCTCGATGGTGCTGGCCTTCTGGGACGCCGCCCCGGCCCCGACCCGGTACGCCTGGGTGGCTCCGGCCGGCCCTCGCCCGGTGGTGGTGCACGCCGCGCGACACTGCTACGACCACGCCTTCGCCGGGGCCGGGAACTGGCCGTTCAACACCGCGTACGCGGGCCTGCACGGGGTGGACGCCTTCGTCACCCGGCTGCGGTCGCTGGCCGAGGCGGAGGCGTTCGTGGCCACCGGCATCCCGCTGATCGTCTCCGCCGCGTTCAAGTCGGGCGAGGTGCCCGGGTTGGACTACGACACCGCCGGGCACCTGATGGTGCTGGTGGGCTTCACCGCCACGGGCGCGCCGGTGCTCAACGACCCGTACGCCCCGGACGACGACGCGGTGCGCCGGACCGTCGACCGGGACCGGTTCGAGGCCGCCTGGCAGGGTGGCAGCGGCGGGGTGGCGTACGTGCTCCGGCCGCCCGGCGTGCCGCTCCCCCCGGCGCCGGAGCAGCCCAACTGGTGA
- a CDS encoding response regulator transcription factor — protein MRVLVVEDERNLADAIARGLRKRGMAVDVAYDGDSGHEMAFVTRYDVVVLDRDLPGVHGDQICAELAASGTLTRVLMLTASGTVADRVEGLQLGADDYLPKPFAFDELVARVQALGRRATPAAPPVLELADLVLDPARRVATRGGQPVDLTNKEFGVLCELLKARGAVVSSEELLERVWDANTDPFTTIVRVTVMTLRKKLGDPPLIETVVGAGYRTAETVGL, from the coding sequence ATGCGGGTACTGGTGGTCGAGGACGAGCGCAACCTCGCCGACGCGATCGCGCGGGGGCTGCGCAAGCGGGGGATGGCGGTGGACGTCGCCTACGACGGCGACAGCGGCCACGAGATGGCGTTCGTCACCCGGTACGACGTGGTGGTGCTCGACCGGGACCTGCCCGGCGTGCACGGTGACCAGATCTGCGCCGAGCTGGCCGCCTCCGGCACGCTCACCCGGGTGCTGATGCTTACCGCCAGCGGCACCGTCGCCGACCGGGTGGAGGGGCTGCAGCTCGGCGCGGACGACTACCTGCCGAAGCCGTTCGCCTTCGACGAGCTGGTCGCCCGGGTGCAGGCGCTCGGCCGCCGGGCCACCCCGGCCGCGCCGCCGGTGCTCGAACTCGCCGATCTGGTCCTCGACCCGGCCCGCCGGGTGGCCACCCGGGGCGGCCAGCCGGTCGACCTGACCAACAAGGAGTTCGGCGTGCTCTGCGAGCTGCTCAAGGCGCGCGGCGCGGTGGTCTCCAGCGAGGAGCTGCTGGAGCGGGTCTGGGACGCCAACACCGATCCGTTCACCACGATCGTCCGGGTCACCGTGATGACCCTGCGCAAGAAGCTCGGCGACCCGCCGCTGATCGAGACGGTTGTCGGTGCGGGCTACCGCACGGCGGAGACGGTGGGGCTGTGA
- a CDS encoding sensor histidine kinase, producing MRPTLRLRLTLLNGVLLVGAGAILVLLAWLLVRDALRPTDELLPGTVVVLADGRSLDAAQWQRQLVDAASAELLVKGLVALLAISVVGVAGAYAVAGRALRPLHQVTATARRLGETTLDQRIGYSGADDEVAELAETFDEMLDRIAAAFEAQKRFVANASHELRTPLAVMRTEIDVTLSDDEADAAEYRRMATVVRDASERANGLVDALLVLARSEAQAGRRLGRRTECDLAAGTANALSAVRREVERIKLRVQTSLESAPVVGDPGLLDRLAGNLIENAIRYNHLHGRVWVRTGSDGCRSWLVVGNTGFEVDQADVPGLFEPFRRGGRERTGARGSGLGLSIVRAVCDAHGGTVKVVAQTGGGLEVTVTLPAAEAAPAVTAQEPAARR from the coding sequence CTGCGGCCCACGCTGCGGCTGCGGCTGACCCTGCTCAACGGGGTGCTGCTGGTCGGCGCGGGCGCGATCCTGGTGCTGCTGGCCTGGCTGCTGGTCCGCGACGCGCTGCGCCCGACCGACGAGCTGCTGCCCGGCACCGTGGTGGTGCTGGCGGACGGCCGGTCGCTGGACGCCGCGCAGTGGCAGCGCCAACTGGTCGACGCCGCCAGCGCGGAGCTGCTGGTCAAGGGCCTGGTGGCGCTGCTGGCGATCAGCGTCGTCGGGGTGGCCGGCGCGTACGCGGTCGCCGGCCGGGCGCTGCGCCCGCTGCACCAGGTCACCGCCACCGCCCGCCGGCTGGGCGAGACCACCCTGGACCAGCGGATCGGCTATTCGGGCGCCGACGACGAGGTGGCCGAGCTGGCGGAGACCTTCGACGAGATGCTGGACCGCATCGCCGCCGCGTTCGAGGCGCAGAAGCGCTTCGTGGCCAACGCCTCGCACGAGCTGCGGACCCCCCTCGCGGTGATGCGTACCGAGATCGACGTGACGCTCAGCGACGACGAGGCGGACGCCGCCGAGTACCGCCGGATGGCCACCGTGGTCCGGGACGCCTCCGAGCGGGCCAACGGGCTGGTCGACGCCCTGCTGGTGCTCGCCCGCAGCGAGGCCCAGGCGGGCCGCCGGCTGGGCCGCCGCACCGAGTGCGACCTCGCCGCCGGCACCGCCAACGCCCTGTCGGCGGTACGGCGGGAGGTCGAGCGGATCAAGCTGCGGGTGCAGACCTCGCTGGAGTCCGCGCCGGTCGTCGGCGATCCCGGGCTGCTGGACCGGCTGGCCGGCAACCTGATCGAGAACGCGATCCGCTACAACCACCTGCACGGCCGGGTCTGGGTGCGTACCGGGTCGGACGGGTGCCGGTCGTGGCTGGTGGTGGGCAACACCGGTTTCGAGGTGGACCAGGCCGACGTGCCCGGCCTGTTCGAGCCGTTCCGGCGCGGCGGCCGGGAGCGTACCGGCGCGCGCGGCTCGGGCCTCGGGCTCTCCATCGTGCGGGCGGTCTGCGACGCGCACGGCGGCACCGTGAAGGTGGTCGCCCAGACCGGTGGCGGGCTGGAGGTCACGGTGACCCTGCCGGCGGCGGAGGCGGCCCCGGCGGTCACCGCCCAGGAGCCGGCCGCCCGGCGGTGA
- a CDS encoding VOC family protein, with protein sequence MYPRIHNTSFDCHDTYARSGSWPAVTGYVRHGDDAPGGPEAALPATPHVFFPPVCEAGTVKSRARVRLEPAVRTRAREAERVLGAGATERAGKTIEEEHP encoded by the coding sequence GTGTATCCACGGATCCACAACACCAGTTTCGACTGTCACGACACCTACGCCCGCTCCGGCTCCTGGCCGGCGGTGACCGGGTACGTCCGGCACGGCGACGACGCCCCCGGTGGTCCGGAGGCGGCGCTGCCGGCCACCCCGCACGTCTTCTTCCCACCGGTCTGCGAGGCCGGGACGGTGAAGAGCCGGGCGCGCGTCCGTCTCGAACCGGCCGTTCGGACCCGGGCGCGGGAGGCCGAGCGGGTGCTCGGCGCCGGCGCGACGGAGCGGGCGGGTAAGACCATCGAGGAGGAACACCCGTGA
- a CDS encoding VOC family protein: MSARIHNVCIDCRDTYALSGFWAQVFDCPRQPDDFPGDPEAMLLPPGGPEVLFVAVPDGKEVKNRLHLDLEPTDRTRDEEVARLVGIGATQVADQRRPDGSGWVVLADPEGNEFCVLRSAAERAATAG, from the coding sequence GTGAGCGCACGGATCCACAACGTCTGCATCGACTGCCGCGACACGTACGCGCTGTCCGGCTTCTGGGCGCAGGTCTTCGACTGCCCCCGCCAGCCGGACGACTTCCCCGGCGACCCGGAGGCCATGCTGCTGCCCCCGGGAGGACCGGAGGTGCTCTTCGTGGCGGTGCCGGACGGCAAGGAGGTGAAGAACCGCCTCCACCTCGACCTGGAGCCCACGGACCGGACCCGGGACGAGGAGGTCGCGCGCCTGGTGGGCATCGGTGCCACCCAGGTCGCCGACCAGCGCCGCCCCGACGGTTCGGGCTGGGTGGTGCTCGCCGACCCGGAGGGCAACGAGTTCTGCGTGCTGCGCAGCGCCGCCGAGCGGGCCGCCACGGCGGGCTGA
- a CDS encoding 3-hydroxyacyl-CoA dehydrogenase NAD-binding domain-containing protein — MSALAAPNEVVTRALLRQVNVPGLDRPAALITLDNGFDHTKPNSFGPGGLTSLDEAITAALAANPAFVAVTGKPYVFCVGADITSLPQLADREQALEIGRLGHRVFARLKDSEVPTFAFVNGAAMGGGLELALHCHYRTLSGGVAALALPEVFLGLVPGWGGTQLLPNLIGIPAATQVIIQNPLMQNKMLKPKQAAEMGIADVLLEPADFLERSLEWAAGVVRGEVTVTRPEVDKDMWAGVLYFARQTLDQRLHGAVPAAYKALDLLETAKDADFATGTAAEDEALADLVFSEELRSGLYAFDLAQRRAKRPAGAPDKGLARPVTKVGIVGAGLMASQLALLFARRLQVPVVMTDLDQARVDKGVGYVHTQIEKAVSKGRMDKGTAAKLYGLVSGSVDKGVFADADFVIEAVFEDLAVKKQVWAELEKIVKPEAVLATNTSSLSITAMAEELEHPERVVGFHFFNPVAVLPLLEIVRGERTDDATLATAFAVGKQLKKSSVLVSDAPAFVVNRLLTRFLGTVFAAVDAGTPLDVANSALDPLGLPMRPLALLQLVGPAVAYHVGGTLHAAFPDRFDVSENLKRIADSGQPIVVDDQVNDEVAKLLVVGDQPLTAEQVRQNALDALAQEIRLMLDEGVVAEAQDIDLCMILGAGWPFHLGGITPYLDRTGTSERVTGQRFLPHGVASLPA, encoded by the coding sequence GTGAGCGCGCTCGCCGCACCGAACGAGGTCGTCACCCGGGCGCTGCTGCGCCAGGTGAACGTACCGGGGCTGGACCGGCCGGCCGCCCTGATCACCCTGGACAACGGCTTCGACCACACCAAGCCCAACAGCTTCGGCCCGGGCGGCCTGACCAGCCTGGACGAGGCGATCACCGCCGCCCTGGCCGCGAACCCGGCGTTCGTGGCGGTCACCGGCAAGCCGTACGTCTTCTGCGTGGGCGCGGACATCACCAGCCTCCCGCAGCTCGCCGACCGCGAGCAGGCGCTGGAGATCGGGCGGCTCGGCCACCGGGTCTTCGCCCGGCTCAAGGACAGCGAGGTCCCGACCTTCGCCTTCGTCAACGGCGCGGCGATGGGCGGCGGCCTGGAGCTGGCGCTGCACTGCCACTACCGGACGCTCTCCGGTGGGGTGGCGGCGCTGGCGCTGCCCGAGGTCTTCCTCGGCCTGGTCCCCGGTTGGGGCGGCACGCAGCTGCTGCCGAACCTGATCGGCATCCCGGCGGCGACCCAGGTGATCATCCAGAACCCGCTGATGCAGAACAAGATGCTCAAGCCGAAGCAGGCCGCCGAGATGGGCATCGCGGACGTGCTGCTGGAGCCGGCGGACTTCCTGGAGCGGTCCCTGGAGTGGGCCGCCGGCGTCGTCCGGGGCGAGGTCACCGTGACCCGGCCCGAGGTCGACAAGGACATGTGGGCGGGCGTGCTCTACTTCGCCCGGCAGACCCTCGACCAGCGGCTACACGGCGCGGTCCCGGCCGCGTACAAGGCGCTGGACCTGCTGGAGACGGCGAAGGACGCCGACTTCGCCACCGGCACCGCCGCCGAGGACGAGGCCCTCGCGGACCTGGTCTTCTCCGAGGAGCTGCGCAGCGGCCTCTACGCGTTCGACCTGGCGCAGCGGCGGGCCAAGCGGCCGGCCGGCGCGCCGGACAAGGGCCTGGCCCGCCCGGTCACCAAGGTCGGCATCGTGGGCGCCGGCCTGATGGCCAGCCAGCTCGCCCTGCTCTTCGCCCGTCGCCTCCAGGTGCCGGTCGTGATGACCGACCTGGACCAGGCCCGGGTGGACAAGGGCGTCGGCTACGTGCACACCCAGATCGAGAAGGCCGTCAGCAAGGGCCGGATGGACAAGGGCACGGCCGCCAAGCTGTACGGCCTGGTCAGCGGCTCCGTCGACAAGGGCGTCTTCGCGGACGCCGACTTCGTCATCGAGGCCGTCTTCGAGGATCTCGCCGTCAAGAAGCAGGTCTGGGCCGAGCTGGAGAAGATCGTCAAGCCGGAGGCGGTGCTGGCCACCAACACCTCCAGCCTGTCGATCACGGCGATGGCCGAGGAGCTGGAGCACCCCGAGCGGGTGGTCGGCTTCCACTTCTTCAACCCGGTCGCGGTGCTGCCGCTGCTGGAGATCGTCCGGGGCGAGCGCACCGACGACGCCACGCTCGCCACCGCGTTCGCGGTCGGCAAGCAGCTGAAGAAGTCCTCCGTGCTGGTCTCCGACGCCCCGGCGTTCGTGGTCAACCGGCTGCTCACCCGCTTCCTCGGCACCGTCTTCGCCGCCGTGGACGCGGGCACCCCGCTGGACGTGGCCAACAGCGCGCTGGACCCGCTGGGCCTGCCGATGCGCCCGCTCGCCCTGCTCCAGCTCGTCGGGCCGGCCGTCGCGTACCACGTGGGCGGCACTCTGCACGCCGCGTTCCCGGACCGCTTCGACGTGAGCGAGAACCTCAAGCGGATCGCCGACTCCGGTCAGCCGATCGTCGTCGACGACCAGGTCAACGACGAGGTGGCCAAGCTGCTCGTGGTGGGCGACCAGCCGCTCACCGCCGAGCAGGTGCGCCAGAACGCGCTCGACGCGCTGGCGCAGGAGATCCGGCTCATGCTCGACGAGGGCGTCGTCGCCGAGGCGCAGGACATCGACCTGTGCATGATCCTCGGCGCGGGTTGGCCGTTCCACCTGGGCGGCATCACGCCGTACCTGGACCGGACCGGCACCTCGGAGCGGGTCACCGGCCAGCGGTTCCTGCCGCACGGGGTGGCCAGCCTGCCCGCCTGA